The following are encoded in a window of Salmo trutta chromosome 9, fSalTru1.1, whole genome shotgun sequence genomic DNA:
- the marveld2b gene encoding MARVEL domain-containing protein 2b: MSARGGSSGRFNCVRDAEPHYDQVPVGSLWRDQDFPPPPHSLGGFRGADLAVSSDPLPPPPLPDQPPVGPDFYPPSDGASERLEDDSAAMDIKPVRRFIPDSFKNFFRGNSVRGSSNKPFSLPPSPPLTEKDDLKPGTTRGVPCSPPPSPSLPGSYLDPYGGSGGSYNSRKERDAMLLGTDAFESVSGVTFRSAKTYSERVEDYHQRYAYMKSWAGLLRILGCVELLLGAVVFACACAYVHKDNEWFNMFGYSQPQLFGGLGGGAAAYGGSGSFSYDGPKTPFILVVAGLAWIVTVIMLVLGMTMYYRTILLDSSWWPLTECVINLALGFLYMVAAVMYVRDTTRGGLCYIPVFNNGVNGAFCRTEAGQTAAIIFLFVNMMIYFVGAGVCLKLWRHEAARLRREGLAQEMKTIGSSLPISALGGSRTSEQTPLPTLQTIPEVLDGHVASPAVPLMMEPEILRGHIPAGHIPKPVIIADYVAKYPIIRTEEGRDQYKAVFKDQYAEYKELHAEVQAMAKRFDEMDELMRNLPPRPSSQLEKERINTIVLEYQRKKTDPTFLEKRERCEYLKNKLSHIKQKINEYNKVMDWNDGFS, translated from the exons ATGTCTGCTAGAGGAGGTTCCTCTGGCCGTTTCAACTGTGTCCGGGATGCAGAACCTCACTACGACCAGGTCCCAGTGGGCTCCTTATGGAGGGACCAGgacttccctcctcctccccactcccTTGGGGGTTTCAGGGGGGCAGACCTGGCTGTGAGCTCTGACCCccttcccccccctcccctcccagacCAGCCCCCCGTGGGCCCTGACTTCTACCCTCCTAGCGACGGTGCCTCGGAGCGCCTTGAAGACGACAGCGCGGCCATGGACATCAAACCCGTCCGCCGCTTCATTCCTGACTCCTTCAAGAACTTCTTCCGCGGCAACAGTGTCCGTGGTAGCAGCAACAAGCCCTTCTCCTTACCCCCCTCCCCGCCGCTGACGGAGAAAGACGACCTCAAACCAGGAACCACTAGAGGTGTCCCctgctcccctcccccctctccctccctccccggcTCCTACCTGGACCCGTACGGAGGCTCTGGCGGCAGCTACAACTCCAGAAAAGAACGTGACGCCATGTTGCTAGGGACCGATGCCTTCGAGTCTGTCTCGGGCGTCACATTCCGCTCAGCCAAGACCTACAGCGAGCGGGTGGAGGATTACCACCAGCGCTACGCCTATATGAAGTCCTGGGCGGGGTTACTGCGCATCCTGGGCTGCGTCGAGCTACTTTTGGGCGCTGTCGTCTTCGCCTGCGCGTGTGCTTATGTACACAAGGACAACGAGTGGTTCAATATGTTCGGCTACTCCCAGCCACAGTTGTTCGGGGGGTTAGGGGGCGGCGCAGCAGCTTACGGAGGCAGCGGATCGTTCAGCTACGACGGACCCAAAACCCCCTTCATCTTGGTAGTGGCTGGCCTGGCCTGGATAGTAACAGTCATTATGCTAGTCCTGGGGATGACCATGTACTACCGTACCATCCTCCTAGACTCGTCTTGGTGGCCCTTGACTGAGTGTGTGATTAACCTGGCCCTTGGGTTTCTCTACATGGTAGCAGCGGTAATGTACGTCAGGGACACAACCAGAGGAGGCCTCTGTTACATCCCTGTCTTCAACAACGGAGTCAACGGGGCCTTCTGTCGCACAGAGGCCGGCCAGACCGCCGCCATTATTTTTCTGTTCGTCAACATGATGATATATTTTGTGGGCGCCGGGGTGTGTCTGAAGCTGTGGCGGCACGAGGCGGCGAGGCTGAGGAGGGAGGGGTTAGCGCAGGAG ATGAAAACCATTGGATCTTCCCTGCCAATATCTGCT CTGGGCGGTTCCAGGACCTCAGAGCAGacccctctccccaccctccAGACTATCCCAGAGGTATTGGACGGCCATGTTGCCTCTCCAGCCGTCCCTCTGATGATGGAGCCAGAGATCCTCAGAGGACACATCCCTGCAGGACACATCCCAAAACCTGTAATCATCGCAGACTACGTGGC GAAGTACCCGATCATCCGTACAGAGGAGGGGAGGGACCAGTACAAGGCTGTGTTTAAGGACCAGTATGCTGAGTACAAAGAGCTGCATGCTGAGGTCCAGGCCATGGCCAAGAGGTTTGACGAGATGGACGAACTGATGAGGAACCTGCCTCCACGGCCCTCCAGTCAACTG GAGAAGGAACGCATCAATACCATAGTATTGGAGTACCAGAGAAAGAAAACG GATCCTACGTTCCTtgagaagagggagaggtgtgAGTACCTGAAGAACAAACTGTCCCACATCAAACAGAAGATCAACGAATACAACAAGGTCATGGACTGGAACGACGGATTCAGCtag